In Anomaloglossus baeobatrachus isolate aAnoBae1 chromosome 3, aAnoBae1.hap1, whole genome shotgun sequence, one genomic interval encodes:
- the GHSR gene encoding growth hormone secretagogue receptor type 1, which translates to MVRISPDFIYGQVRTMSSERYSDNITKGYYYYNSTWPEDPIYLFPVPVLTGITVVCVLLFIIGIFGNIMTMLVVSKYKDMRTTTNLYLSSMAFSDLLIFLCMPLDLYKLWQYRPWNFGSLLCKLFQFISESCTYSTILNITALSVERYFAICFPLKAKVVITKGRVKLVIFVLWAVSFVSAGPIFVLVGVEHENGTNPLETNECKATEYAVKSGLLTIMVWTSSVFFFLPVFCLTVLYSLIGRKLWRRKMDSLGPSVSHRDKNNKQTVKMLAVVVFAFILCWLPFHVARYLFSKSFEAGSWEIALISQYCNLVSFVLFYLSAAINPILYNIMSKKYRAAACRLFRLKKVCRKAPYAMNDESSPAWTESYVSS; encoded by the exons ATGGTGAGAATATCCCCCGACTTTATTTATGGCCAGGTGAGAACCATGTCCAGTGAAAGATATTCAGATAATATAACTAAGGGTTACTACTACTATAATTCTACCTGGCCAGAAGACCCCATTTATCTTTTCCCAGTTCCAGTCCTTACTGGAATAACTGTGGTTTGTGTTCTCTTGTTTATTATTGGGATATTTGGTAATATCATGACTATGCTAGTAGTGTCTAAGTACAAGGATATGAGGACTACAACTAACCTGTATCTCTCTAGCATGGCATTCTCAGACCTCCTCATCTTTCTCTGTATGCCCCTTGACTTATACAAGCTCTGGCAATACAGACCCTGGAATTTTGGAAGCCTCCTCTGTAAGCTGTTCCAATTCATCAGTGAAAGTTGCACTTACTCTACAATCCTGAATATCACAGCCCTAAGTGTGGAGAGATATTTTGCCATCTGTTTTCCTCTGAAGGCTAAGGTGgtcatcactaagggcagagtgaaACTGGTGATATTTGTTCTTTGGGCAGTATCCTTTGTCAGTGCAGGACCTATCTTTGTCTTGGTCGGTGTTGAACATGAGAATGGAACCAATCCATTAGAAACAAATGAATGTAAAGCTACAGAGTATGCAGTCAAGTCTGGGCTCCTCACAatcatggtgtggacatcaagtgTCTTCTTCTTCTTGCCTGTCTTCTGCCTCACTGTTCTGTACAGCCTTATTGGTAGGAAATTGTGGAGAAGGAAGATGGACTCTCTAGGACCAAGTGTCTCTCACAGGGACAAGAATAACAAACAGACTGTCAAAATGCTAG CTGTGGTGGTGTTTGCCTTCATCCTATGCTGGCTACCATTCCATGTGGCCCGCTACCTGTTCTCTAAATCCTTTGAAGCAGGATCCTGGGAAATTGCTCTTATCAGCCAGTATTGTAACTTGGTATCTTTTGTGCTTTTTTACCTGAGCGCTGCCATTAACCCTATTTTGTACAATATCATGTCGAAAAAATACCGTGCAGCTGCCTGCAGACTATTCCGGCTAAAGAAAGTCTGCAGAAAAGCACCTTACGCAATGAATGATGAAAGTTCACCTGCCTGGACAGAGTCCTACGTGAGCTCGTGA